A window from Pseudomonas sp. Tri1 encodes these proteins:
- the pcaG gene encoding protocatechuate 3,4-dioxygenase subunit alpha, translated as MTLTATTSHTVGPYYHIGLTWLNREDLTVAQTLGQRVAITGQVIDGNGQFVNDAMLEVWQANAAGKYAHPEDDQDKPLDPNFEGFGRVPVDAEGRFRFTTIKPGTVPGLGGTTQAPHLVVLVFARGLVKHLLTRIYFDGEQANESDPLLACVPEERRATIVSKPDASGVYQWNVVLQGTDAETVFFDY; from the coding sequence ATGACGCTTACCGCCACCACGTCCCACACCGTTGGCCCCTATTACCACATTGGCCTGACCTGGCTGAACCGCGAAGACCTGACCGTCGCCCAAACCCTTGGCCAGCGCGTGGCGATCACCGGGCAGGTAATCGACGGCAATGGCCAGTTCGTCAACGACGCCATGCTGGAAGTCTGGCAGGCCAACGCCGCCGGTAAATACGCCCACCCTGAAGACGATCAGGACAAACCCCTGGATCCGAACTTCGAAGGCTTCGGCCGGGTGCCGGTGGACGCCGAAGGGCGCTTTCGGTTCACCACCATCAAGCCGGGCACCGTGCCGGGACTGGGTGGCACGACCCAGGCACCGCACCTGGTGGTGCTGGTGTTTGCCCGCGGGCTGGTCAAGCATCTGCTGACACGCATTTACTTCGATGGCGAACAGGCCAACGAAAGCGACCCGCTGCTGGCCTGTGTGCCTGAGGAACGTCGCGCCACTATTGTGAGCAAGCCCGATGCTTCGGGTGTGTATCAGTGGAACGTGGTCCTGCAGGGCACCGATGCCGAGACGGTGTTCTTCGATTATTGA